The candidate division KSB1 bacterium sequence CAGATATTGCCACGCGCTATTTCGCCCAGGATATTCCGGTTTTGCTGAGTGAATTGCCGTCCACAAAATTCCATTCCGAGAACGGCAACGGCATCGGCTACAATTATCTCTCGATTCGCGGTTTCGATCAGCGCCGCATCTCCGTGCTGATCAACGGCGTGCCGCAAAACGATCCTGAAGATCACAACGTCTATTGGATCGATTTTCCGGATTTGCTGGCGAACGTGGAAGACATTCAAGTTCAGCGCGGCGCCGGCAGCGCTTTTTACGGCCCGCCGGCGATTGGCGGCTCGGTCAATATTGTGACCTCGTCTTTCTCGCCGGAGCGCCGCCTCAGCGCTTATGCCGGCGGCGGCAGCTATGGCACAAAGAAATTTTCGCTGGCGGCCAACAGCGGCATTTTGCGCAATAAATATATTTTGTCCGGCCGCCTCTCGCGCATTCAAAGCGACGGTTATCGCGACCGCTCATGGGTCGATCTCAAAAGTTATTTTCTCGGCGCGGCGCGCGTGAGCGGGAAGTCAACCACGCGCTTGCATTTTTACGGCGGGCCGATCGAAGATCATCTGGCCTATTACGGCATTCCGAAAGCGCAGGCAAAATCGCGACGCGAACGGCGCCACAATCCGATTCGCCGGCCGGACGAAATCGAGAATTTCAATCAACCGCATCTCGAGTTGATTCATGAATATCACGTTAATGACCGGCTGCGCTTCAACAACACGCTCTTTGGCATTCGCGGTTATGGATTTTTTGATTACGACGGCTCGTGGGCGCCGATGTCATATTATCGCCTGACGCCGGAGCATGGCTTTGCGATTGCAGGAAATCCTGAAGAAATTTACGTTGACAGCCTGCTGATTCGCGCTTACGTCGACAACAAACAGCTCGGCTGGTTTCCGCAAGTCAATTGGCAGCATGGCCGCGGCGATCTCACCATCGGCGCCGAGCTGCGCGTGCATCGTTCGCTGCATTGGGGCCGCATTCAAAAAGGCGACGGGGATTTGCCCCGCGCGGTTGGCCGCGAATTCAGCGGCTTGAATTACGTCGGCCGCCGGCGTTACTATGAATATCGCGGCGCCAAAGACGTGCTCTCGCCGTATCTTCATACCACTTATTTGCTGCATCCGAACGTAAATGTGATGTTCGACCTGCAATGGGCGCATTTGCAATACCGGCTTTTTGATGAGAAATTCATTGGCACGGATTTCGAGCGGCCCTATCATTTTTTGAACCCGCGTCTCGGCGTGAACTACAATCTCAATGAGCAAATCAATTTGTTTGCGAACTTCTCCCGCACCAGCCGCGAGCCGCGCTTGAAAAATCTCTATGATGCCGCCGAAGCCAGCACACCGGCAAGCTGGGGCGCGGTGACGCCGCAATTCGCGCTCAATCGCGACGGTTCATACAACTTCGACAAACCGTTGGTGCAACCGGAAACCCTGAATGATTTCGAGCTTGGCGGCGCATTTCATCGCGGCGATTGGCGCGCGAATGTAAATTTCTTTTACATGGATTTCAAGGACGAAATCATCAAAAGCGGGCAACTCGACCGCTTCGGCCAGCCGATCACCGGCAACGCTGAACGAACGCTGCACGCGGGTATCGAGCTTGCGGCGAGCGCGAAACCCTTGCCGGAACTCGCTTTGAGCGGCAATCTGATGTTGAGCCGCAATGAGCTGAAAAAATATTCGGTTTATGACGGCCAAGGGAAGCTGCAAATTTTAAACGGCAATCCCATCGCCGGTTTTCCCAATGCCCTGGCGAATGCGAGGATGACTTTTGCCAAGGCCGGTTTCACTGCTTCACTCGCCATGCAATACGTTGGCAAGCAATACACCGATAATTTTAAAAATGAACAAAACACCGTGGAAGCCTGCACGGTGTTCAATGGCATGGCAGGCTATCATTTCAGCCGCGGTTCAGCCCTGGCCGGGTTGACCTTGCAGTTGCACCTTCAAAATATTTTCGACAAACTTTATCTCACGCATGGCGAAGGGGAAGAGTTTTTTCCCGCGGCGGAGCGGCAGGTGTT is a genomic window containing:
- a CDS encoding TonB-dependent receptor, which translates into the protein MKHKIKFSFAALLLFVSILSAQEQAIITGSARDAKTGAALAGCNIVVEGTSMGTTSDAQGNFKLSGVPFGEINLIASFIGYQSQRLSLTVKQSTLSVDFRLPPVAVIGPAVTVVATRAAERETPIAFATLSNSDIATRYFAQDIPVLLSELPSTKFHSENGNGIGYNYLSIRGFDQRRISVLINGVPQNDPEDHNVYWIDFPDLLANVEDIQVQRGAGSAFYGPPAIGGSVNIVTSSFSPERRLSAYAGGGSYGTKKFSLAANSGILRNKYILSGRLSRIQSDGYRDRSWVDLKSYFLGAARVSGKSTTRLHFYGGPIEDHLAYYGIPKAQAKSRRERRHNPIRRPDEIENFNQPHLELIHEYHVNDRLRFNNTLFGIRGYGFFDYDGSWAPMSYYRLTPEHGFAIAGNPEEIYVDSLLIRAYVDNKQLGWFPQVNWQHGRGDLTIGAELRVHRSLHWGRIQKGDGDLPRAVGREFSGLNYVGRRRYYEYRGAKDVLSPYLHTTYLLHPNVNVMFDLQWAHLQYRLFDEKFIGTDFERPYHFLNPRLGVNYNLNEQINLFANFSRTSREPRLKNLYDAAEASTPASWGAVTPQFALNRDGSYNFDKPLVQPETLNDFELGGAFHRGDWRANVNFFYMDFKDEIIKSGQLDRFGQPITGNAERTLHAGIELAASAKPLPELALSGNLMLSRNELKKYSVYDGQGKLQILNGNPIAGFPNALANARMTFAKAGFTASLAMQYVGKQYTDNFKNEQNTVEACTVFNGMAGYHFSRGSALAGLTLQLHLQNIFDKLYLTHGEGEEFFPAAERQVFVNVKYDLY